The DNA segment ATTCCGTTAAGAAGATGATAAATGCTGCCACCAACAAGCCGATGAGATAGAAATGTCCGCCTTCAATTAAGAATACGATACCATCAGCCAAAATGCGGCTCGCGCCTGAATCACGCAATACGGAACTTAGGGTTAAACCACCACCAAACAGCATTAACACACCCCAGTCCGTGTTGTTTTGTAATTGTTTCCAAGAAGCAACTCCTGTGGCACAAATCACCACCGCAGCGAAGAGCGCAATCACACTATCAAAGCTGGCAATTTTTTTCTCAAGCCCTAGCAAAGAAGAAAGCATTGGGTTAATTTTGCTGCTGAACACCCAGCATAGCGCGATTAAAACGAAAATCGCAAGGGTGATAATGCGTTTAGAATTAAACTCAATTTTTTCAAAATCTTGTTTGAAATGTAGGTTTAGTTTCGGGCGGAATACCATATATAGCGTACCAATCATAATTGGCATTAATAGAATCATCACTGGTAAACCGTAACTTAACCAATCGGAGAAAGTGAGTTTTAGTTGAGTTGCCACAATGTTATTTGGTGGGCTACCTACGAGCGTTCCCATACCGCCGATACTTGCACTATAAGCAATCCCTAATAGTACGAAAACATAGGTATTATGCTCACGCTCTTTATCCATTTGGCTTAAAATTCCCATTGCTAATGGTAACATCATTGCCGCAGTTGCGGTGTTACTCATCCACATTGATAAAAATGCGGTAATGGTGAAGAGATAAAGCACCGCCACCAATAAACGCCCGCCGGCTAATGCCATAATTTTGTTGGCAATCATACGGTCAATATTTTGTTGGTGTAAGGCTGTGGCAAGCGCAAATCCCCCAAAGAATAGGAAGATATTTGGATCAGCAAAGGCAACCAGCGCCTGCTTAGTGGTAACCAGATCCAACACAATGGCCAATAGCGGCACTAAAAGTGCAGTGATGGTAACGTGCAAGGCTTCGGTGAGCCATAACACGGCGATAAATGCCAGCATTGCTAAGCCTTTGTTCGCTTTGGCATCAAAAGGTAAAAAATGTAATAAAACAAAGAAAAGCACCATATCCACAAGGAGAATAATTCCATTGCGATGTGATGTAGAATTGTTTGTTGCTGCGTTCATAATAATCCCTCTTTATGAAGACGTGGATACTAACTTTTTTGGGTTAGTCATAAAGACAAGCTAACGTTATCAACTTGTTAATAAAAAGCAACAAAAAATTTGTGGTTTTGTGAGGCAGGTCAGAAAAATAATTGGGGAAATCGTAAAAAGGAATAAGAAAAGGAAAAACAAGGATAAAAAAATAATGGCAAGAAGAACTTGCCATTATTATCTTAATCCTTAATCAAATTATTCTTCTTCGACATCTTCTAGCTCTAACGGCTCTTGCGAAAGAATAATGCCAGTTAAATCTGCATACACATAGTCTTCTGGGTAGAAAGTAACGCCACCAAAATTCACTGGCACATCGACTTCCCCTTGCGTATCATCACTTGCGCCCACTGGAATTGGCGCAAGAGCTTGAATACCAATATCTAAATTTTCTAATTGTTGAATTTGGCGAACTGCACCGTAAACAATAATTCCTTCCCAGCCATTATCTAAGGCAAGCTGAGCAAGATCCGCATCAATCAAGGCTTGGCGTACTGCACCACCACCATCAACTAATAATACGCGACCTTCACCGTTTTCTTCTAAAATCTCGGCAATTAAGCCATTGCTTTCAAAGCATTTTACTGTGGTAACCTTGCCGTAAAATGAGGTTAATCCACCAAAATTAGAAAAAATCGGTTCAACAACATCAACTTGATCTAAATAAACATCGCACAATGTG comes from the Avibacterium avium genome and includes:
- a CDS encoding DASS family sodium-coupled anion symporter encodes the protein MNAATNNSTSHRNGIILLVDMVLFFVLLHFLPFDAKANKGLAMLAFIAVLWLTEALHVTITALLVPLLAIVLDLVTTKQALVAFADPNIFLFFGGFALATALHQQNIDRMIANKIMALAGGRLLVAVLYLFTITAFLSMWMSNTATAAMMLPLAMGILSQMDKEREHNTYVFVLLGIAYSASIGGMGTLVGSPPNNIVATQLKLTFSDWLSYGLPVMILLMPIMIGTLYMVFRPKLNLHFKQDFEKIEFNSKRIITLAIFVLIALCWVFSSKINPMLSSLLGLEKKIASFDSVIALFAAVVICATGVASWKQLQNNTDWGVLMLFGGGLTLSSVLRDSGASRILADGIVFLIEGGHFYLIGLLVAAFIIFLTEFTSNTASAALLVPIFISIAQSLGMPELGLALIIGLGASCAFMLPVATPPNAIVFGTGEVKQREMIRAGILLNLISVFVIGTVAYLMWFN
- the rraA gene encoding ribonuclease E activity regulator RraA; protein product: MCIDTSTLCDVYLDQVDVVEPIFSNFGGLTSFYGKVTTVKCFESNGLIAEILEENGEGRVLLVDGGGAVRQALIDADLAQLALDNGWEGIIVYGAVRQIQQLENLDIGIQALAPIPVGASDDTQGEVDVPVNFGGVTFYPEDYVYADLTGIILSQEPLELEDVEEE